One Alkaliphilus sp. B6464 genomic window carries:
- a CDS encoding DUF6731 family protein, protein MSKTINFFNVAIFKNGEKTDLDFLKFIDQIACFPWECRVRNLSGNISALFPLHLSELHKEKRIIPIGKFRTDYKPFLGKVTTSDLREIQKDLDVVELVTMVYDQKYRTAVLDYNQNGLKPKNIEEYFTSFIHRIEGIEWAVKLIPVISKKGIENIEESMQIRQLEIKLKLDKYSENIIARGVKVDDNNSKLILDVLSNFRAGNTSLDANTLKLEFNLGQNKTGTMNLETVKHLTKVLNLDSNYIESVKVRYRDAKTDKLDTIDLKYIGKQFKDKILEKDENINPDSEYVGSTIIGMYEGYEGTLSKSYEEFIIDMVTADFPKLQKEPNKESRVILKSVEK, encoded by the coding sequence ATGAGCAAAACTATTAACTTTTTTAACGTTGCAATATTTAAAAATGGAGAAAAAACTGATTTAGACTTTTTAAAATTTATTGATCAAATTGCATGTTTTCCTTGGGAATGCAGAGTTAGAAACTTAAGTGGAAATATTTCTGCACTATTTCCACTGCATCTAAGTGAACTCCATAAAGAAAAAAGAATTATACCTATAGGGAAATTTAGAACAGACTATAAACCATTTTTAGGAAAGGTAACTACATCTGATTTAAGAGAAATACAAAAAGACTTAGATGTTGTAGAACTTGTTACTATGGTTTACGATCAAAAATATAGGACTGCTGTTTTAGATTATAATCAAAATGGACTTAAGCCTAAAAACATCGAGGAATATTTCACATCATTTATACATAGAATAGAAGGAATTGAATGGGCTGTAAAACTCATACCAGTCATATCTAAAAAAGGCATAGAAAATATAGAAGAATCAATGCAAATAAGACAGTTAGAGATTAAATTAAAACTAGACAAATATAGTGAAAATATAATTGCAAGAGGAGTTAAAGTAGATGATAATAACAGCAAATTAATTTTAGATGTATTAAGTAATTTTAGAGCGGGAAATACTTCATTAGATGCAAATACATTAAAATTAGAGTTTAATTTGGGGCAAAACAAAACAGGAACAATGAATTTGGAAACTGTTAAACATCTGACAAAGGTTTTAAATCTGGATAGCAATTACATTGAGAGTGTTAAAGTGAGGTATAGAGATGCTAAAACAGATAAATTAGACACAATAGACTTAAAATATATTGGCAAGCAATTTAAAGATAAAATACTTGAAAAAGACGAAAATATTAATCCTGATTCTGAATATGTGGGATCAACGATTATTGGAATGTATGAAGGTTATGAGGGTACGTTGTCAAAATCTTATGAGGAATTTATAATCGATATGGTAACAGCTGATTTTCCTAAGTTGCAAAAAGAACCTAATAAAGAGAGTAGAGTTATTTTGAAGTCGGTAGAAAAATAG